One window from the genome of Synechococcus sp. PROS-7-1 encodes:
- a CDS encoding FUSC family protein has translation MTTEAQWLGLRAALVIGLAASITRLICLTLGLGDSQAAFGVVVGVLVVRPDFCRWPALIYPVLLLIAGVAMAVGLSVRMMFPDAPQVWWFGIVGVVMQLMAVALPAKLALLTNVVAVAGVLPLLDSSATWADWGHQLEAIAIGLAIGTAVQWLLTPSGYGAPAPPTGPGGKDWPLPERYRLAFASWSFCRKVVLAAFALAIGVGLGTQTPKYLYFGVVLLLNDSIGATMARVRDRMVGVSLGVLMPLLVFNTIGLNSVGVGLAMGGTAALLVALNLGPYLRTALISSGVAFAGYGPLVAWYIPNRWIDYLMGSGLALLSGVLLFPQSSLRRYRRLLDRGDPDSLEQLRRLYPAAREEAAWLGQGLVSPDAQRG, from the coding sequence ATGACGACTGAAGCCCAGTGGCTCGGCTTGCGGGCAGCTCTGGTGATCGGCCTGGCTGCGAGCATCACGCGGCTGATCTGCCTCACGCTTGGTCTGGGCGACAGCCAAGCCGCCTTCGGCGTGGTGGTGGGCGTGTTGGTGGTGCGTCCTGATTTCTGCCGTTGGCCTGCGCTGATCTACCCGGTTCTGCTGCTGATCGCTGGTGTCGCGATGGCCGTAGGGCTCAGTGTGCGCATGATGTTTCCTGATGCCCCCCAGGTGTGGTGGTTCGGCATTGTCGGTGTGGTGATGCAGCTCATGGCGGTGGCACTGCCGGCCAAGCTGGCGTTGCTCACCAACGTGGTGGCCGTCGCCGGGGTGTTGCCCCTGCTGGATTCGTCGGCCACCTGGGCTGACTGGGGACATCAGCTGGAGGCCATCGCCATCGGGTTGGCCATTGGCACCGCCGTGCAGTGGTTGTTGACGCCATCGGGTTATGGCGCCCCGGCACCGCCCACTGGGCCGGGGGGGAAGGATTGGCCTCTGCCGGAGCGGTATCGCTTGGCCTTCGCAAGCTGGAGCTTCTGCCGCAAAGTCGTGCTGGCGGCGTTCGCCCTGGCGATCGGCGTCGGCCTGGGAACGCAGACTCCTAAATACCTCTATTTCGGTGTGGTACTGCTGCTGAATGACAGCATTGGCGCCACCATGGCCCGGGTTCGTGACCGGATGGTGGGGGTGAGCCTGGGGGTGTTGATGCCCCTGCTGGTGTTCAACACCATCGGTCTCAACAGCGTGGGAGTGGGGTTGGCCATGGGTGGCACGGCGGCCCTGCTGGTTGCCCTGAATCTCGGCCCCTACCTGCGCACGGCCCTGATTTCCAGCGGTGTGGCGTTTGCTGGCTATGGGCCGCTCGTGGCCTGGTACATCCCGAATCGCTGGATCGACTACCTGATGGGAAGCGGCTTGGCGCTGTTGTCCGGGGTTCTCCTCTTCCCGCAGTCATCGCTGCGCCGCTACCGCCGTCTGCTCGATCGGGGTGATCCGGACAGTCTGGAGCAGCTGCGGCGGCTCTACCCGGCGGCCCGTGAAGAAGCCGCCTGGTTGGGGCAGGGGCTTGTTAGTCCAGACGCTCAGCGGGGGTGA
- the lipA gene encoding lipoyl synthase gives MTSALKPEWLRVKAPQRERIGAVADLLLDLKLNTVCQEASCPNIGECFAGGTATFLIMGPGCTRACPYCDIDFDKSVRALDPTEPERLGEAVARLGLKHVVITSVNRDDLPDGGASQFVACIEQVKQRSPLTTIELLIPDFCGNWDALATVMAAAPHVLNHNIETVPRMYRLARPQGIYERSLELLQRVRDNWAGAYSKSGLMVGLGETDDEVIGVLRDLRTHRVDIVTIGQYLSPGPKHLAVDRFVTPEQFDTYRRIGEEELGFLQVVSTPLTRSSYHAGEVQRLMATHPR, from the coding sequence ATGACCTCTGCCTTGAAACCCGAGTGGTTGCGCGTGAAAGCGCCGCAGCGGGAGCGCATCGGTGCCGTTGCCGATCTTCTGCTCGACCTGAAGCTGAACACGGTCTGCCAGGAGGCCAGTTGCCCCAACATCGGTGAGTGCTTCGCCGGCGGTACGGCCACCTTTTTGATTATGGGCCCGGGCTGCACCCGCGCCTGCCCTTACTGCGACATCGACTTCGACAAGAGCGTCCGTGCGCTCGATCCAACCGAACCAGAGAGGCTCGGGGAAGCGGTGGCGCGTTTGGGTCTGAAGCATGTAGTGATCACCTCGGTGAACCGCGACGACCTGCCGGATGGGGGAGCCTCCCAGTTCGTGGCCTGCATCGAACAGGTGAAGCAACGCTCACCGCTCACCACGATCGAGCTGCTGATTCCCGACTTCTGCGGCAACTGGGATGCCCTGGCCACGGTGATGGCCGCCGCTCCCCACGTGCTCAACCACAACATTGAAACGGTGCCGCGGATGTACCGCCTGGCCCGACCTCAGGGCATTTATGAACGCTCACTTGAGCTCCTGCAACGGGTTCGGGACAACTGGGCGGGGGCCTACAGCAAGTCGGGCCTGATGGTGGGCCTCGGTGAAACCGACGATGAAGTGATCGGGGTGCTGCGCGACCTGCGCACCCACCGGGTGGACATCGTCACCATCGGCCAGTACCTCTCCCCAGGCCCCAAGCACTTGGCTGTGGATCGTTTCGTGACCCCTGAGCAGTTCGACACCTACCGTCGCATCGGCGAAGAGGAGCTGGGCTTTCTGCAGGTGGTGAGCACCCCCCTCACCCGCAGCAGCTATCACGCCGGCGAGGTGCAGAGGCTCATGGCCACTCACCCCCGCTGA
- the cobJ gene encoding precorrin-3B C(17)-methyltransferase, which produces MATASDLLQTHWIKGDRLIVVGALGAVTRLIAPLLNDKESDPAVLVLDAQGLQVVPLLGGHRAGGEQLARELAAALGGTAVITGDAATQGRLALDSFGEIWGFRRSGDADAWRRLMIHQAKGSPIAVRQQSGTEHWRACASASALTFTSGPDGTSELAIGPGIEAAPCRWHPATLWLGLGCERNTSDRLIERAVHQALENAGLAAEAVAGFGSIDAKGDEPALLALAKERDWRFRLFSASALAAVPVPTPSAVVEAEMGTASVAEAAAVLAAGEDAQLLQTKRILHAGPEEQGAVTVAIAEAVLPFAPQRGELHLIGSGPGDLSLLTPDARRALSRCGVWVGYGLYLDLLEPLRRQDQVRLDGQLTRERDRCQQALSLAQQGAKVALVSSGDSGIYGMAGLALELWMALAESSRPLFEVHPGLSALQLAAARAGAPLMHDFCTISLSDRLTPWPVIEQRLHAAAAGDFVVALYNPRSKGRDWQLQRAQEILLGHRPDHTPVVMARQLGRTDEQVTLHDLNALPVNQVDMLTVLVIGNSSSTMEGGRMVTPRGYPGAELS; this is translated from the coding sequence GTGGCGACAGCCAGTGACCTCTTGCAGACGCACTGGATCAAGGGCGATCGCCTGATTGTGGTCGGTGCTCTGGGAGCCGTCACCCGACTGATTGCCCCTCTTCTCAACGACAAGGAGAGCGATCCGGCCGTTCTGGTGCTCGATGCCCAGGGTCTGCAGGTGGTCCCTCTGTTGGGAGGCCATCGAGCCGGAGGGGAACAACTGGCCAGGGAGCTCGCAGCAGCGCTTGGAGGCACCGCTGTGATCACCGGTGATGCCGCCACTCAGGGGCGGCTTGCGCTGGACTCCTTCGGAGAGATCTGGGGGTTTCGGCGCAGTGGCGATGCCGATGCCTGGCGCCGGTTGATGATCCACCAGGCCAAGGGAAGCCCGATTGCGGTGAGGCAGCAAAGCGGGACTGAACACTGGCGGGCTTGTGCCTCAGCCAGCGCCCTGACGTTCACGTCAGGACCTGATGGCACATCCGAACTAGCGATTGGTCCTGGAATTGAAGCCGCACCCTGTCGCTGGCATCCGGCCACCTTGTGGCTGGGCCTCGGCTGCGAACGCAACACGAGCGATCGACTGATCGAACGAGCCGTTCATCAAGCACTGGAGAACGCAGGGCTGGCCGCCGAGGCTGTTGCTGGCTTCGGCAGCATTGACGCCAAGGGCGATGAGCCCGCTTTGCTCGCCCTAGCAAAGGAACGTGACTGGAGATTTCGGCTGTTCAGCGCCTCAGCCCTCGCGGCAGTGCCGGTGCCCACGCCTTCAGCCGTGGTTGAAGCGGAGATGGGCACAGCATCCGTTGCGGAAGCCGCGGCTGTGCTGGCAGCTGGTGAGGATGCCCAGCTCTTGCAGACCAAACGCATCCTTCATGCCGGGCCTGAGGAACAGGGCGCTGTCACCGTGGCGATCGCCGAAGCAGTTCTCCCCTTTGCACCGCAAAGGGGAGAACTGCATCTCATCGGCAGCGGCCCGGGGGATCTCAGCCTGCTCACCCCCGATGCCCGCCGCGCGTTGAGCCGCTGCGGGGTCTGGGTGGGCTACGGGCTGTACCTGGATCTCCTCGAACCGCTTCGCCGCCAGGATCAGGTCCGTCTGGACGGTCAACTCACTCGCGAACGGGACCGCTGCCAGCAGGCCCTGTCCCTTGCTCAACAGGGGGCCAAAGTGGCGCTGGTGTCGTCTGGCGACAGCGGCATCTACGGCATGGCCGGGCTGGCCCTCGAGCTTTGGATGGCGCTGGCTGAAAGCTCACGTCCGTTGTTCGAGGTGCATCCCGGCCTCTCGGCCCTTCAACTGGCGGCGGCCCGGGCCGGAGCGCCGCTGATGCATGACTTCTGCACCATCAGCCTCAGCGATCGCCTCACGCCCTGGCCTGTGATTGAACAACGGCTTCACGCCGCGGCCGCCGGCGACTTCGTGGTGGCTCTCTATAACCCCCGATCGAAAGGCCGCGACTGGCAGCTGCAACGGGCCCAAGAGATTCTTCTCGGCCATCGTCCCGATCACACCCCGGTGGTGATGGCCCGTCAGCTGGGCCGTACAGATGAACAGGTGACCCTGCATGATCTCAACGCTCTGCCTGTCAACCAGGTGGACATGCTCACAGTGCTGGTAATCGGCAACAGCAGCAGCACCATGGAAGGCGGTCGCATGGTGACGCCGAGGGGATACCCGGGAGCCGAACTCAGCTAA
- the psaA gene encoding photosystem I core protein PsaA yields MTISPPERGSTAKTQVEKVDNPATFELFGKPGHFDRALAKGPKTTTWVWNLHANAHDFDSHTSDLEEVSRKIFSAHFGHLAVIFIWLSGAFFHGARFSNFSGWLADPTHVKPSAQVVWPVFGQEILNGDMGAGFQGIQITSGLFHVWRAWGITNETQLMSLAIGALVMAGLMLNAGVFHYHKAAPKLEWFQNVESMLNHHLAGLLGLGSLSWTGHLLHVSLPTTKLMDAIDAGQPLVLNGKTIASVADIPLPHEFFNQDLLAQLYPGFGAGIGAFFSGNWAAYSDFLTFKGGLNPVTGSMWMSDIAHHHLAIAVLFIVAGHMYRTNWGIGHSIKEILEGQKGDPLLFPATKGHDGLFEFMTTSWHAQLAVNLAMLGSLSIIVAQHMYAMPPYAYMSIDYPTQIGLFTHHMWIGGFLIVGAAAHAAIAMIRDYDPAKHVDNVLDRVLKARDALISHLNWVCIWLGFHSFGLYIHNDTMRALGRPQDMFSDSAIQLKPVFAQWIQGLHAAAAGSTAPNALAGVSEVFNGSVVAVGGKVAAAPIPLGTADFMVHHIHAFTIHVTVLILLKGVLYARNSRLIPDKANLGFRFPCDGPGRGGTCQVSAWDHVFLGLFWMYNSLSIVIFHFSWKMQSDVWGTVNADGSVQHITNGNFANSAITINGWLRDFLWAQAAQVINSYGSNTSAYGLMFLGAHFVWAFSLMFLFSGRGYWQELIESIVWAHNKLKVAPAIQPRALSITQGRAVGVAHYLLGGIATTWAFFHAHILVVG; encoded by the coding sequence ATGACCATCAGCCCACCAGAGCGTGGGAGCACCGCGAAGACTCAGGTCGAAAAGGTTGACAATCCTGCAACCTTTGAGCTGTTCGGCAAGCCCGGACACTTCGACCGTGCTCTCGCGAAAGGTCCCAAAACCACCACCTGGGTTTGGAACCTCCACGCCAATGCTCACGATTTCGACAGCCACACGAGTGACCTAGAGGAGGTCTCTCGAAAGATCTTCAGTGCTCACTTCGGCCATCTGGCCGTGATCTTTATTTGGCTGAGCGGTGCCTTCTTCCACGGAGCCCGCTTCTCCAACTTCTCCGGTTGGCTTGCTGACCCCACGCACGTGAAGCCCAGCGCTCAGGTGGTGTGGCCGGTGTTCGGCCAGGAGATCCTCAATGGCGATATGGGTGCCGGTTTCCAGGGCATCCAGATCACCTCAGGCCTCTTCCATGTGTGGCGTGCCTGGGGCATCACCAACGAAACACAGCTGATGTCTCTGGCCATCGGCGCCCTGGTGATGGCCGGCCTGATGCTGAATGCAGGCGTTTTCCACTATCACAAAGCAGCTCCAAAGCTGGAGTGGTTCCAGAACGTTGAGTCGATGCTCAACCACCACCTCGCTGGACTGCTCGGCCTCGGGTCACTGTCCTGGACAGGTCACCTTCTTCATGTGTCCCTGCCCACCACCAAGTTGATGGACGCCATTGACGCCGGCCAGCCGCTGGTGCTCAACGGCAAGACCATCGCTTCTGTGGCGGACATCCCCCTGCCGCATGAATTCTTCAATCAGGATCTGCTGGCGCAGCTCTATCCAGGATTCGGTGCCGGCATCGGTGCTTTCTTCTCGGGTAACTGGGCTGCCTACAGCGATTTCCTCACCTTCAAGGGTGGTCTGAACCCTGTGACAGGCAGCATGTGGATGAGCGACATCGCTCATCACCATCTGGCCATTGCGGTGCTCTTCATCGTGGCTGGTCACATGTACCGCACGAACTGGGGCATCGGTCACTCCATCAAGGAGATCCTCGAAGGTCAGAAGGGCGATCCCCTTCTCTTCCCTGCCACGAAGGGCCATGACGGCCTGTTCGAGTTCATGACCACGAGCTGGCATGCCCAGCTGGCTGTGAACCTCGCCATGCTCGGCTCCCTGAGCATCATCGTGGCTCAGCACATGTACGCGATGCCTCCATACGCGTACATGTCAATCGACTATCCGACGCAGATCGGCTTGTTCACCCATCACATGTGGATTGGTGGCTTCCTGATCGTTGGTGCCGCAGCGCACGCTGCCATCGCGATGATCCGCGATTACGACCCTGCCAAGCACGTCGACAATGTGCTGGACCGGGTGCTGAAGGCTCGTGACGCCCTGATCAGTCACCTCAACTGGGTGTGCATCTGGCTTGGCTTCCACAGCTTCGGCCTCTACATCCACAACGACACCATGCGTGCCCTGGGACGTCCCCAGGACATGTTCAGTGACTCAGCGATTCAGCTGAAGCCTGTGTTCGCTCAGTGGATTCAGGGTCTGCATGCCGCTGCTGCTGGCAGCACCGCTCCCAACGCTCTTGCGGGTGTGAGCGAGGTGTTCAACGGTTCCGTCGTTGCCGTGGGTGGCAAGGTCGCAGCTGCGCCGATCCCCCTGGGCACCGCAGACTTCATGGTGCACCACATCCACGCCTTCACGATCCACGTGACGGTGTTGATCCTGCTGAAGGGTGTGCTCTACGCCCGGAACTCCCGCCTCATCCCCGACAAGGCCAACCTTGGCTTCCGTTTCCCTTGCGACGGCCCCGGCCGTGGCGGCACCTGTCAGGTGTCCGCATGGGACCACGTGTTCCTGGGTCTGTTCTGGATGTACAACTCCCTGTCCATCGTGATCTTCCACTTCTCCTGGAAGATGCAGAGCGATGTGTGGGGAACGGTGAATGCTGACGGTTCCGTTCAGCACATCACCAACGGCAATTTCGCCAACAGCGCCATCACCATCAACGGCTGGCTGCGTGATTTCCTGTGGGCTCAGGCCGCTCAGGTGATCAACAGCTACGGCTCCAACACCAGTGCTTATGGCCTGATGTTCCTTGGTGCTCACTTCGTCTGGGCCTTCAGCCTGATGTTCCTGTTCAGCGGCCGCGGCTACTGGCAGGAGCTGATCGAGTCCATCGTCTGGGCTCACAACAAGCTGAAGGTGGCCCCGGCCATCCAGCCCCGTGCGCTGTCCATCACCCAAGGCCGTGCCGTGGGTGTCGCCCATTACCTCTTGGGCGGCATTGCGACCACATGGGCCTTCTTCCACGCCCACATCCTTGTGGTCGGCTGA
- the psaB gene encoding photosystem I core protein PsaB, protein MATKFPSFSQGLAQDPTTRRIWYGIATAHDFESHDGMTEEKLYQKLFSTHFGHLAIIGLWVSGNLFHIAWQGNFEQWVADPLHVRPIAHAIWDPHFGQGAIDAFTQAGASSPVNIAYSGLYHWFYTIGMTTNAELYQGSIFMMILSAWALFAGWLHLQPKFRPSLAWFKNAESRLNHHLAVLFGFSSIAWTGHLVHVAIPESRGQHVGWDNFLNVMPHPAGLGPFFTGNWGVYAQNPDTMGQVFGTAEGSGTAILTFLGGFHPQTEALWLTDIAHHHLAIGVIFVIAGHMYRTNFGIGHSIREILEAHNPPQGTPGDLGAGHKGLYDTINNSLHFQLGLALASLGVVTSLVAQHMYAMPSYAFIAKDYTTQAALYTHHQYIAIFLMCGAFAHGAIFFIRDYDPEANKDNVLARMLEHKEAIISHLSWVSLFLGFHTLGLYVHNDVVVAFGTPEKQILVEPVFAQFVQAASGKAIYGFDVLLANSGGVAANANAAYMGGWMDAINGVRGSNDLFLPIGPGDFLVHHAIALGLHTTTLILVKGALDARGSKLMPDKKDFGYSFPCDGPGRGGTCDISAWDAFYLAVFWALNTVGWVTFYWHWKHLAIWQGNVAQFNESSTYLMGWFRDYLWLNSSQLINGYNPFGSNNLAVWAWMFLFGHLVWATGFMFLISWRGYWQELIETIVWAHQRTPLANLVGWRDKPVALSIVQARVVGLAHFTIGYILTYAAFLIASTSGKFG, encoded by the coding sequence ATGGCAACGAAATTTCCTTCGTTCAGCCAGGGTCTGGCACAGGACCCGACAACCCGCCGCATCTGGTACGGGATCGCCACGGCTCACGACTTCGAGAGCCATGACGGAATGACGGAGGAGAAGCTTTACCAAAAGCTCTTCTCCACCCATTTCGGCCATCTCGCGATCATCGGCCTGTGGGTTTCGGGCAACCTGTTCCACATCGCCTGGCAGGGCAACTTCGAGCAGTGGGTCGCCGACCCTCTGCACGTGCGCCCCATCGCTCACGCAATCTGGGATCCCCACTTCGGGCAGGGCGCCATTGACGCCTTCACCCAAGCGGGTGCCTCCTCCCCGGTGAACATCGCCTATTCGGGCCTGTATCACTGGTTCTACACAATCGGCATGACCACCAATGCCGAGCTGTATCAGGGTTCCATCTTCATGATGATCCTGTCGGCTTGGGCCCTGTTCGCCGGTTGGCTTCACCTCCAGCCCAAGTTCCGCCCCTCACTGGCTTGGTTCAAAAACGCGGAATCCCGCCTGAACCACCACCTGGCAGTTCTCTTCGGCTTCAGCTCCATCGCCTGGACCGGTCACCTGGTTCACGTGGCGATTCCTGAGTCCCGTGGTCAACACGTTGGTTGGGACAACTTCCTCAACGTGATGCCCCACCCCGCCGGTCTGGGACCCTTCTTCACCGGAAACTGGGGTGTGTATGCCCAGAATCCCGACACCATGGGCCAGGTGTTCGGTACCGCTGAAGGATCCGGCACTGCGATCCTCACCTTCCTGGGAGGCTTCCACCCTCAAACCGAGGCTCTGTGGCTCACCGACATCGCCCATCACCATCTGGCCATCGGCGTGATCTTCGTGATCGCCGGCCACATGTACCGGACGAATTTCGGAATCGGTCACTCCATCCGCGAGATCCTCGAAGCCCATAACCCTCCCCAGGGCACCCCTGGCGATCTGGGTGCAGGCCACAAGGGTCTCTACGACACCATCAACAACAGCCTGCACTTCCAGCTTGGTCTGGCCCTCGCATCCCTGGGCGTTGTCACCTCCTTGGTGGCCCAGCACATGTATGCGATGCCGTCGTATGCCTTCATCGCGAAGGACTACACAACCCAGGCTGCGCTCTACACCCACCACCAGTACATCGCCATCTTCCTGATGTGCGGTGCCTTTGCTCACGGTGCGATCTTCTTCATCCGTGACTACGACCCCGAAGCCAATAAGGACAACGTCCTGGCTCGGATGCTCGAGCACAAAGAAGCCATCATCAGCCACCTGAGCTGGGTCTCCCTCTTCCTCGGTTTCCACACCCTCGGCCTCTACGTTCACAACGACGTGGTCGTGGCCTTCGGAACCCCTGAGAAACAGATCCTGGTGGAGCCCGTCTTCGCTCAGTTCGTTCAGGCTGCGTCCGGTAAGGCGATCTACGGCTTCGACGTTCTGCTCGCCAATAGCGGCGGTGTGGCCGCCAATGCCAATGCTGCCTACATGGGCGGCTGGATGGATGCCATCAACGGTGTCCGCGGCAGCAATGATCTATTCCTGCCCATTGGCCCTGGTGACTTCCTTGTTCACCACGCCATCGCTCTGGGACTGCACACCACCACCCTGATCCTGGTCAAGGGTGCACTGGATGCCCGTGGTTCCAAGCTGATGCCTGACAAGAAGGACTTCGGCTATTCCTTCCCTTGCGACGGCCCAGGCCGTGGCGGTACCTGCGACATCTCGGCTTGGGACGCCTTCTATCTGGCTGTCTTCTGGGCCTTGAACACCGTGGGTTGGGTCACCTTCTACTGGCATTGGAAGCATCTCGCCATCTGGCAGGGCAACGTGGCTCAGTTCAACGAATCCAGCACTTATTTGATGGGCTGGTTCCGCGATTACCTCTGGCTCAATTCCTCTCAGCTGATCAACGGTTACAACCCGTTTGGCAGCAACAACCTCGCCGTCTGGGCCTGGATGTTCCTGTTCGGTCACCTGGTGTGGGCCACCGGTTTCATGTTCCTGATCTCCTGGCGCGGTTACTGGCAAGAGCTGATCGAGACCATCGTTTGGGCTCACCAGCGCACGCCTCTGGCCAACCTGGTTGGCTGGCGCGACAAGCCAGTGGCCCTGTCCATCGTTCAGGCGCGTGTTGTGGGTCTCGCCCACTTCACGATCGGCTACATCCTCACGTACGCCGCTTTCCTGATCGCTTCGACCTCTGGCAAGTTCGGTTGA
- a CDS encoding cupin codes for MVSSATERCASSEQAQFFSYGEAANPIRNGLTELVPYRSFSPAFFQEPGSEVLPLDLSESLGCAGPATGPSLCANFIRLDQGELRTSAVATSQLFFVAKGQGETTACGQRFAWTKGDMLVLPAGGDAIHTSADKAAIYWVHDAPLLRHLGVEPSQARFEPTFYSHQDSEQRLAEIAKSASGAKANRVSVLLGNSAFPQSRTVSQTLWAMLGILPANQEQMPHRHQSIALDFAVACEPGCYTLIGTELNDQGRIINPHREDWAPGAAFVTPPGYWHSHHNESGADAYVLPIQDAGLHTYLRTLDIRFSG; via the coding sequence ATGGTGAGCAGTGCAACGGAACGATGCGCCTCATCGGAGCAGGCACAGTTCTTTTCCTACGGAGAAGCGGCCAATCCGATTCGCAACGGCCTGACCGAGCTCGTGCCCTATCGAAGCTTCTCGCCTGCCTTCTTCCAGGAACCTGGTAGCGAAGTCCTGCCGCTGGATCTGAGTGAATCACTGGGCTGCGCAGGCCCAGCCACTGGCCCCTCTCTCTGCGCCAACTTCATTCGTCTCGATCAAGGGGAGTTGCGAACATCCGCAGTGGCCACCAGCCAACTGTTCTTCGTGGCCAAAGGCCAGGGTGAAACGACTGCCTGCGGTCAACGCTTCGCCTGGACCAAAGGCGACATGCTCGTGTTGCCGGCCGGCGGCGACGCCATTCACACCAGCGCGGACAAAGCTGCCATCTACTGGGTTCACGATGCACCCCTGCTGAGGCATCTGGGAGTGGAACCCAGCCAAGCTCGCTTCGAACCCACCTTCTACAGCCATCAGGACAGTGAGCAGAGACTCGCGGAGATCGCAAAGAGCGCCAGTGGTGCAAAGGCCAACCGCGTGAGTGTGCTCCTCGGCAACAGCGCGTTTCCCCAGTCACGCACAGTGAGCCAAACCCTTTGGGCCATGCTCGGCATTCTTCCGGCGAACCAAGAGCAGATGCCCCACCGCCATCAGTCCATCGCCTTGGACTTCGCAGTGGCCTGTGAACCGGGCTGCTACACGCTGATTGGAACGGAGCTAAATGACCAGGGGCGCATCATCAACCCGCACCGGGAAGACTGGGCCCCGGGTGCAGCGTTCGTCACCCCGCCGGGCTACTGGCATTCCCATCACAACGAATCCGGTGCAGACGCTTACGTGCTGCCGATTCAGGACGCTGGCCTGCACACCTATTTGCGTACGCTCGACATCCGTTTCAGCGGCTGA